A stretch of Gorilla gorilla gorilla isolate KB3781 chromosome 9, NHGRI_mGorGor1-v2.1_pri, whole genome shotgun sequence DNA encodes these proteins:
- the PRDX5 gene encoding peroxiredoxin-5, mitochondrial isoform X1: MGLAGVCALRRSADYMLVGGAGGQSAAAAARRCSEGGWASGGVRSFSRAAAAMAPIKVGDAIPAVEVFEGEPGNKVNLAELFKGKKGVLFGVPGAFTPGCSKTHLPGFVEQAEALKAKGVQVVACLSVNDAFVTGEWGRAHKAEGKVRLLADPTGAFGKETDLLLDDSLVSIFGNRRLKRFSMVVQDGIVKALNVEPDGTGLTCSLAPNIISQL, translated from the exons ATGGGACTAGCTGGCGTGTGCGCCCTGAGACGCTCAGCGGACTATATGCTCGTCGGTGGGGCCGGCGGTCAGTCTGCGGCAGCGGCAGCAAGACGGTGCAGTGAAGGAGGGTGGGCGTCTGGCGGGGTCCGCAGTTTCAGCAGAGCCGCTGCAGCCATGGCCCCGATCAAG GTGGGAGATGCCATCCCAGCAGTGGAGGTGTTTGAAGGGGAGCCAGGGAACAAGGTGAACCTGGCAGAGCTGTTCAAGGGCAAGAAGGGTGTGCTGTTTGGAGTTCCCGGGGCCTTCACCCCTGGATGTTCCAAG ACCCACCTGCCAGGGTTTGTGGAGCAGGCTGAGGCTCTGAAGGCCAAGGGAGTCCAGGTGGTGGCCTGTCTGAGTGTTAATGATGCCTTTGTGACTGGCGAGTGGGGCCGAGCCCACAAGGCGGAAGGCAAG GTTCGTCTCCTGGCTGATCCcactggggcctttgggaag GAGACAGACTTATTACTAGATGATTCACTGGTGTCCATCTTTGGGAATCGACGTCTCAAGAG GTTCTCCATGGTGGTACAGGATGGCATAGTGAAGGCCCTGAATGTGGAACCAGATGGCACAGGCCTCACCTGCAGCCTGGCACCCAATATCATCTCACAGCTCTGA
- the TRMT112 gene encoding multifunctional methyltransferase subunit TRM112-like protein, whose amino-acid sequence MKLLTHNLLSSHVRGVGSRGFPLRLQATEVRICPVEFNPNFVARMIPKVEWSAFLEAADNLRLIQVPKGPVEGYEENEEFLRTMHHLLLEVEVIEGTLQCPESGRMFPISRGIPNMLLSEEETES is encoded by the exons ATGAAACTGCTTACCCACAATCTGCTGAGCTCGCATGTGCGGGGGGTGGGGTCCCGTGGCTTCCCCCTGCGCCTCCAG GCCACCGAGGTCCGTATCTGCCCTGTGGAATTCAACCCCAACTTCGTGGCGCGTATGATACCCAAAGTGGAGTGGTCGGCGTTCCTGGAGGCGGCCGATAAC TTGCGCCTGATCCAGGTGCCTAAAGGGCCGGTTGAGGGGTATGAGGAGAATGAGGAGTTTCTGAGGACCATGCACCACCTGCTGCTGGAG GTGGAAGTGATAGAGGGCACCCTGCAGTGCCCGGAATCTGGACGTATGTTCCCCATCAGCCGCGGGATCCCCAACATGCTGCTGAgtgaagaggaaactgagagttGA
- the PRDX5 gene encoding peroxiredoxin-5, mitochondrial isoform X2 encodes MGLAGVCALRRSADYMLVGGAGGQSAAAAARRCSEGGWASGGVRSFSRAAAAMAPIKTHLPGFVEQAEALKAKGVQVVACLSVNDAFVTGEWGRAHKAEGKVRLLADPTGAFGKETDLLLDDSLVSIFGNRRLKRFSMVVQDGIVKALNVEPDGTGLTCSLAPNIISQL; translated from the exons ATGGGACTAGCTGGCGTGTGCGCCCTGAGACGCTCAGCGGACTATATGCTCGTCGGTGGGGCCGGCGGTCAGTCTGCGGCAGCGGCAGCAAGACGGTGCAGTGAAGGAGGGTGGGCGTCTGGCGGGGTCCGCAGTTTCAGCAGAGCCGCTGCAGCCATGGCCCCGATCAAG ACCCACCTGCCAGGGTTTGTGGAGCAGGCTGAGGCTCTGAAGGCCAAGGGAGTCCAGGTGGTGGCCTGTCTGAGTGTTAATGATGCCTTTGTGACTGGCGAGTGGGGCCGAGCCCACAAGGCGGAAGGCAAG GTTCGTCTCCTGGCTGATCCcactggggcctttgggaag GAGACAGACTTATTACTAGATGATTCACTGGTGTCCATCTTTGGGAATCGACGTCTCAAGAG GTTCTCCATGGTGGTACAGGATGGCATAGTGAAGGCCCTGAATGTGGAACCAGATGGCACAGGCCTCACCTGCAGCCTGGCACCCAATATCATCTCACAGCTCTGA